The following proteins are encoded in a genomic region of Verrucomicrobiota bacterium:
- a CDS encoding MFS transporter, translating to MSEKLFGPGIAPLRQPEFRDLWIANFLSNLGTLMHAAAAAWLMTTLTTSPLLIGLVQTAASLPAFLLGLAGGVLTDLVNRRRLLVGAQLWMMTTAGLMAVMTWNGHLHPLQLLLLLFLLGMGSAIHLPGWQTLLQDLVARDKVAAAVSLNSISFNLARSIGPALGGFLVGALGAAWVFAINAFSFLAVLAGLWRVPSHLVPQSKGKATPRAVLLSLGEGWKFLKETPLIRGILLRTFFFMLTGSGVLALLPVVARDHLGTGATGYGILLSAFGVGSVLGAIFIPVMRRRFPIDTMVGACLVFFSACVVVVGLGRSPTLVALAMFGGGLFWIVVAVNHNVSVQLCSPDWVRGRTISFYLITFQGSLAIGSWIAGWVADRMGIGFAIPLCGILCACGILLIPWFPLTKPAPVEARA from the coding sequence ATGAGCGAGAAGCTTTTCGGTCCCGGCATCGCCCCCCTTCGCCAGCCTGAGTTCCGCGATCTCTGGATCGCCAACTTCCTCTCCAATCTGGGGACACTCATGCATGCCGCCGCAGCCGCATGGCTCATGACGACACTGACGACCTCCCCTCTCCTGATCGGTCTGGTCCAGACGGCGGCTAGCCTTCCAGCCTTTCTGCTTGGGTTGGCCGGCGGAGTGCTGACCGATCTTGTCAACCGGCGCAGGCTGCTGGTCGGAGCCCAGCTTTGGATGATGACCACGGCAGGGCTGATGGCGGTGATGACTTGGAATGGTCATTTGCATCCACTGCAACTTCTGCTGCTACTGTTCCTGCTGGGCATGGGTTCGGCGATCCATCTGCCGGGATGGCAGACCCTGCTGCAGGATCTGGTAGCACGGGACAAGGTCGCCGCCGCCGTCTCGCTGAACAGCATCAGCTTCAATCTCGCCCGATCGATCGGTCCGGCGCTGGGAGGGTTCCTTGTGGGTGCCTTGGGAGCGGCTTGGGTCTTTGCCATCAATGCCTTCTCTTTTTTGGCCGTGCTGGCAGGGCTCTGGCGCGTTCCCTCTCATCTCGTTCCTCAATCAAAAGGAAAGGCAACCCCTCGCGCTGTACTCCTCTCCCTGGGAGAGGGCTGGAAATTCCTGAAAGAAACACCGCTTATCAGGGGCATTCTGCTTCGTACCTTCTTCTTCATGCTGACGGGATCGGGAGTCCTGGCACTGCTCCCCGTCGTGGCACGCGACCATTTGGGAACCGGCGCCACAGGTTACGGAATTCTCCTGAGTGCCTTCGGTGTGGGATCGGTCCTCGGGGCCATCTTTATCCCGGTGATGAGGCGGCGCTTTCCGATCGATACGATGGTAGGTGCCTGTCTGGTATTTTTTTCGGCCTGCGTGGTCGTCGTTGGCCTGGGTAGAAGCCCTACGCTTGTCGCCTTGGCGATGTTCGGCGGCGGCCTCTTCTGGATCGTCGTCGCAGTAAATCACAATGTCTCCGTGCAGCTCTGCTCGCCGGATTGGGTACGGGGCCGAACGATCTCTTTCTATCTCATAACCTTCCAGGGATCGCTTGCCATCGGCAGTTGGATTGCAGGCTGGGTGGCTGATCGCATGGGCATTGGCTTCGCGATTCCGCTATGCGGGATACTCTGCGCTTGCGGGATACTCTTGATCCCTTGGTTTCCCCTCACAAAACCAGCACCGGTTGAGGCTAGAGCTTAG
- a CDS encoding aspartate 1-decarboxylase, which produces MTICLLKSKIHRAAVTGASIDYEGSLTIASDLAERVGLLPYEKILVGNMGNGERFETYVIYGPHGSGAIELNGATAHLGKIGDRLTIMSYAWLSGQEVARHKPSVILLDEKNAIIRA; this is translated from the coding sequence ATGACCATCTGCCTCCTTAAATCCAAGATCCACCGCGCCGCAGTCACGGGCGCCTCCATCGACTACGAGGGAAGCCTGACCATCGCCTCCGATCTGGCGGAACGTGTCGGCCTGCTACCCTACGAGAAGATCCTGGTTGGGAATATGGGGAACGGGGAGCGCTTCGAGACCTATGTGATCTATGGCCCTCATGGATCTGGAGCAATCGAGCTCAATGGAGCCACTGCCCATCTCGGCAAGATAGGCGACCGGCTCACCATCATGTCTTATGCATGGCTCTCCGGGCAGGAGGTTGCCCGTCATAAGCCCTCAGTGATCCTGCTCGACGAGAAGAACGCGATTATCAGGGCCTAG